ATGATGCGTCCCGATTCCTTGTACACAGCTGCGTTTTTATCGTCTGATATTTCTTACGAGAGATCTCAGGTATGCAAAAAAAAGTCAAGGAAATGCACGCACACAAGCAAGACTCCAACAAGTCTGCACATATTTGAGTGTTCTTTCGCTTTATtgcgtatttaaaaatatgtaagcaCTGTCAAACTGTCGATAAAACCAAACGTCCTACATACCACCACGAACCAACGTTATTATCGCAGGTGTGTGTACGGTCGTTTGCGTCCTGATACAAAACATCCTAGAACTTATATCGGAATATCGCAGGACGCAGAAACGCATTGTCCTACTTCCATTGCGGCGTTATTATTGCAGTGTGTGTCCATGGCTATCCTAATACAAAAGGTACTGAAAGCAGATATCTCAATAACGACTTTATCGACCTATAATAACGTGCCTGTGTGGGAGAGCCTTAAAGGAATCTTTCATGCTTTGGTTTCATAGCACTACAATATGTTAGTTAGTCTACTGTGTTGTAAGGCTGATCTTCAAACCCCTATCTAAAATAAGCAAATATTTCGGACGTGGGGAGAAATGATCTTGTACattcagaaaaaatatttatgaatatgaTTCGTTACATTAGATAATCACGGCTCTATTCAATGTTTGACGATAATGCTTGTAATCTGTTGCTCGGATATCTGCCTCATACAAAATAccaatctttatttttatttatatcacagATATAATCCGTCATGTACTCGTAGATACCGAGCGCCATTGTATTTCAATTTTCCTCCTACgtatctaatttatttatagaataaaaatagAGTAGAACGTGATAGGGCAggtttcatatttaaaataattgtgcaAAAATACCTTTAACTCCTACCACTCAGTCACtttcccagtgggaggcttctttgcacaggatgccggctagattatgggtatcacataCATGGggttatttctgccgtgaagcagcaatgtgtaagcatttctgtttcagtccgaagggcgccataggtagtgaaatgactgggcaaaagagactgaacatcttatgtctcatggtgacgagcaaAATTtgagagccgctcagaatttttggatttttcagtAATCGGAaacggcactccattgtaataggcagggcgtttcaattactatCAACTCAAAAACcgcttttcataaaaaaaaatacaatcgaTCCACACATATttgtaaatgaataaaaattatttgccaTGTAATTGAGGAAcggttttattattaagttttataatttatccTAGGGCGACTAGAGGTGCAGATGGGGAATAATATGAGATAGGAGCTGCCGCAGCCACATAGGGTGATGGGGCAATAAGTCTAGCTGCCGGGGCTAAGTAAGGGGCACTTATCACAGGATAAGCCTCGTTGAAGTTTCTTGCGATGTACTGCGAGCTTGAAGCTGTCACGATGGGTGCGGGGGCAGCGACTATTGCGGCTGAGGTGACCAGCGAACCTGGCGCTACCAGAGCTGCTGGGGCAATACTTGGCTTCGACGCAGCAACCGCTAGTGTGGCAATGAAAAAGatctgcaaaaaaaaatacaaaataataaaacaatttgtacaagaaataatttaatatatttgtcttAATAGCTTTTGAAACTATccatttttaacttttaaggTGACGTTTGCAGTAGAGATATCATTGGTCCAATCATGGTATAATACCTAAATgatcattttgtgatcattttaaagaaataaacattttgactgttgctgaACCACATTAAGTAATTTGCTATAAACTatgacaatcataatattaacacgaggaacaaatataaacttgttttgcctactactcgttgatgtcgagttagtaagtcttttattgggcgatgtatatgcttttacaatttcatctcagaaaatgtacaaaacaaatgtgttacgaaatttaaaagaattgttaaaaaacgtttgtgtgggaaacgttattataatataaatgattttcttaactTAACCACAGACTGGGAAGAAGACCTTAAGGCTCTTTAATAACAAATGTTTACTGGaggatattacattgtaatctatattattataaaaaaaagccttcCTGAGTTGCTTGCGCTCgtacttctcaggtctgaggcagtctattttgaatgggtggtagtttttgacattcaataactgatattgaataaaatatttgaatttgtgatattttataattcaGATCATATTTTCCCTTTATATGAATTACTAAATGACTTATCagtaattaaaatgtataaaaacaaCGCCGTACCTTTCCAATCATTTTGACTTGTATTCTGTTGCGATGGTCAAAGATCTAAAGTAGATGTGTGACGCCTAGGGATAATGTAAGGCTTTTATACATTTGAAGTAAGATTCACCTTGTGAAGTTTCATAACTGTTGCGATGTGGGCGATTTACGCTACGCACGAATTGAGGACGAACGCACtacgttttaatattatataaattggtgAGTAACGGAGTTCAATTGATCGGTAATGGGACGTTTTGAGAATGACGTACACAGTTCGTATTGGTAAAGTTTTGTTTGATATTGGTCTGCGTGTAGTCGGGATAAAGTAAACATTAGTGCTCATAATCGTTTACGTTGAAACTATTACAGCGACGCTTGCTTACAATATTAcatctataatataaaaatgaatcgctGAATGTGTTGCTAAGCGCAAATCAAAAAGCGAGAGCAGCTGAACCGATTTcgctaataatttttttataatattccttgaagtaagaaaaattaaaaaaattgcccGAAAAAGTCTACAAACAACACGTCATTTCTATATTCTCATACAAAAGATTcgtaataatacttaaaatcaATTTGAACTGTAATAGCATACCATAAAGTTTAAGTGTTAGTGGAGGGGTTCCGGGAAGGCAAAATAATTGAGTGACGTTAGTAtcgtataaatattaatgtcaaTAAGTACGGCTTGCAGTCATTAAGTGTTTGAGATATAAATCTAGAATGGTCTATGGTATGTAGCCTGTTCCCGTGGTGGAAAACCATCTGCTCTGTTTGTTTACGCGCCAggtaatcaaacaaaaatatcgTTTAccattaagtaaataaataaaataaaataaaaataactttatttaattccacaatagttacataaaattacTTAGTATGAtatttactaattatattactaattaactttaataaatctaataCTAATGCAATTTTGATCTCCTTCTAATTTGGACTCTCTtagggtaaaagcctcctctaAAGAATTCAATTTTTCTCTATCTTGAGCAATGGTCATCCAGTCTCTCCCTCTTTTGGATACAATCTCGTCTTGCCACCGGGCGCCCAGGCGGCCTCTACTTCTCATGCCTTGCGGTCCTTTCCATTTTGTGGTGTAAATTATCCATCGATTGTCATCGTATCTCCCAACATGGCCAGCCCATCTCCATTTGGGACTTTGAGCGAAGTGTAGACCATCCTTTACCTTGGTTATTTCCgaattattatgtttcttaCTCTATTACCATAAAatagtacaataaaattgaaacttaacttagaataagtaaaaataaaatgaagtgTAATAAGTAGTAATCATAATAAGAAAtcagaaattttaattttcattgtgatttttagtgaatattgtaattgttGACTTATCAACTTTCTTTTTTtatcttactagctgacccggtggGCCGAATAGCacaataagtatttataaaaataaaataaaataaataattaaggaCTTTTAGGCGGTACGAAGTTAGCCGTTCATGAGATAATTACGAGCATAccagaatatttaatataaccgaaaataaacttaaaattgaTGATGgaattaaactaattaacaCTACTCTTGTGGATGAATATGCAATGTTTGATGAGCGAGGAACGAACCTAGAACTCAATTTTTGATAGAAATTTatagtatttgtaaaataataataaaacaataattttacacaTTGAAAAAGATTTTCACttttagaaaaacaaaacatgTGTGCAAATTagacgtggtagaagtgaaaccttaaaaaattttgtttcaagataatgagacgaatgtaaaatttcttattttttttttattttttgatttttagggaatttgaagtacactaactaacaatttgtctaaatatgtgtagatatacaaaacttttcaatgcagcaatgaacgtaagcgctttgcaatttgattacagacagaaatcctgcccatcatatttgactacgacaattattacttgaccatatctatgttatggtagatgacttaaataccggatagcataaaaaagattcggccgagtatcgttaatttgctcctaagaattgaagagttccgttactttgtcatggattccgttatcagaacctaaccaaactctcaccaaactatctttgaattatatcctttccaataaaaaaaaaatcatcgaaatcggttggcgcgatattgagttattcgtaaatttatcatccactttgctatgcgtatatacgtatgtatagcaaatttaagacttttatggttttctcatggataccactgtcagatctggaccaaattacaatgggaccacacgggaaggaCCAGcttagaattatcaaaatcggttcaccctgtcgaaagttttgaggtaacaaacataaaagaaaCATCTCGACGAATTGAGAAGCTCCTCcattttttaagtcggttaaagaggcatttattttctcaaaattgattcctttagaattatttttgatgtcatttctactatactaccgcttcggaaacaaatggcaaacccagcattttttttgagcttttttttaatgaaatatacaacattgtactgtcattgctgtttctataaaataatcataatctagtcccaggctgtccgatcacttagatattcagctgtggagtagtaggatttacgacagagccattattaaataaaacatttaaatttatttatagataatgcgtgaacagtggctgggagtttattatagaagtgtaatacatgtatcttatgaagcctactaaaattagttacaaggATTTGTTCCTGTTTGGCCCCGGGCTTTTCGTCCCACGTTaatttttattcctgtttcagGTTACTTCATAGTTTGTTCTTTTAGTACAGCCAGAAAAACAAATgtgaattacaataatattctttttaagtttttattttctcGCCTTGTCGTATTTTCGTATCTATTGTATAAGAGGATGGGCTCGCCTCTCTTAAGCCgtataaaacttaaatcaaaTTGAGAAGTACATGGTGAGCAACTCTTATCTGATCAACAATAtgttataacaaaattattatgtttaatgcttttaaaaataccctcctttacattttaacattttttcatgcgatcgaaccattctttaaacaggaggaccacagatctgaaggcatgttttctacgtgctgattgaacgatcttcggaattggtaaaagttaAACCTCTCAtcatctttgattttggggaataTACATCATCACGAAGAATCATCAGAAGCATCAATCACAGGGgataggtcggggctatgtgcaggatgggtgaagagttgtactttttctgtagctaaaaatgacttagttttgttagccgtgtgtgaagaagcattgtcatgatgtaggacaACGCGGCTTTTAGGTCGTCTTCCGCAAactttttaacaccctgggtaaacaaatggtagaataccactcggcactaacactcttttgatcttcaagtggaaatCTGCAGacgggacccgtagctgagaaaaaaaatgcggtAATTTTTTACCAACCTTCGgtctcacttttgttggcctgttctcgttttcaaacacccattcacaagattgctgtttttttcagGTTCAAAACAGTAAATCCACGTTACGTCTCCTgtaacaatgtcataaacagcatttgATATCTGTGGTCGTACTtaattagcatctgtgagcacgaTTCCACGCGAGCCTGCTTCTGccccgctgtcagttcatgagggatccaacaacaacaaagtttcctcactttcaattcttcgtgtaaaattttctgaatttggctcataccaatccccaatagtcgtcgaattgtctcataggtaatccgtgggttttcttcaattagtcgcttaacagtagccacattattttcgttgacggcagttgaaggccgcccgtcacgaaattcgtcatgtaaagaaacccaacctctctcaaatttagcaaaccatcgcctcacggtgctcaagcaaggtgtttctctcccaaaagcattttgaagacgagcggcacagtttTGCgaagagagagaacttttaaaatcataaaatatcatcactctaaaatcttttcaacTTAATTCCCTTTTtggttgcgtacgtagaacttagatgtgtgataaaaaacaattgataaatgattttgttattttttttttattactcagaaggttgcaacgtttcaaaaaatataactttcgaaattcaaatagttccgattagccctatgtattgtcataaaatcccaaaaaaaagcCCTATGTATTGTATGCATTTaacgattaaaaataataattcttctaaaccccacgctttttttacaataaaataatttttttttactctattttcaatttaaatttattttctattttttagttgatttttatataaagcgtgctttttagtttttttttaactattatttatttttaattttttagtgaaattagtgtaatgtcatcggtcctcgataaatctacaaagtttgaacgaaatctagccgtctaaagtgggtcaaaatcgcgcccaaagaagtcggttacaaacatacaaacatacaggtgaagctaatataaagcgtataataacatgactgaattaaaaaaaaaacgaagaaGAACAATCGGAAGAATGAAAAAATGAGACACCCAGACAGTGGCCATGATGAGCGGCACTCATTACCAAGAAATGTGTCTTACATCGCCCTAAAAATAATACGTCTCATTGACATTCACATGTTCCTAGCACGGCTATGAATAATACGATACTTTGATGTAAACAAAAGGACaccattacaattattattaccgtAGGTTATTAGGGCAAATTATTGCGatgtcaaataataataacaaataaattaattaaattaacacttcaatcttcaaaaacactacataatatataagtttacCAAAGATCTGGtataagaaaattgtttattagCCTAAGTTGGTAGGAAAACGAATTATTGTTTACAGTTccagatctttttttttttagcgTACgggtctcttgcaacaccagaggaatcacaagagcgttgccggcctttaaggaaggtgtacgcgcttgttttgaaggtacccatgttgtatcgtcccggaaacaccgcataaggaagctcattccacagctttgtagtacgtggaagaaagctccttgaaaaccgcactgtggaggaccgccacacatccagatggtggggatgatatcctaatttgtggcgtgtcgtgcgaagatctTATCGACGGTAGAAATCTTAATGAGAAGGTAACTTCTTGCGGACGATTGTCGCGCGCATAACATTGCTATGTACGCTTGAAGCTTGCTTGAAGGACTTGTGGAAAATGACGGCAATACGCATAAAATAAAGAATCTCATGttctttttctatattttttggATTGTAGTATTCCTTGTCATATTTACTGTTCATCGTCTTCGAGTTACCTTCTCACCCCCTGTTTGAGTGCGGAAGGAGGGTGTCAGGACTGAGCCCTACACCCTGACTCTTCTTCTCCCAAGACCGTGGGAGAGTCTTTGGGTAATTAGGATGTCAGTGCTCGGAACACAACGTtagtttttgtttgtattttttatttatttgcgtcCTTACTAGTAGCTAGTCAGTCAGTTACTCCTTTGACGTTTTCGGTCTCTTGCTTGGATTGCTGTCCTCCTCTTCGTCAATGACGTCTCTCGAGTATGCCTTAATTTTTCTCCAACACTCCTCATCCGGGGGTCTTGCGTGTAGCGGGACAATTCTCACCAGAGTAACATTTACTGCTTTTTTGCACTACTACAAGTAGAATACCcgtataacaaatatttatatgttgtGTGAACTTGATTCTCTTAATCAATTGCAGTGTTAGCCATCTAaaacttttatacaaaaaaaaaacacccacaTAAAACATGTCTAAACTAAACCAGGTAGGTACtaagtaaaattaaactttactacatatttttgatattttgactAATGACTACTTCAAatcaatatatttcttattgttatgatattagttataatatagaaggataatatattatagtcttacatctttgtgccgtttggtgtcgagacacttctCTCGAGATCTTCTCGCTTCAATAAGGCTattggcaacccaagcgctggcagctatttcggtcaacggatcagtctagctatccagcgcggaaatgctgccagtattcttggtaaactttcccgtaatgatagttttaatttaatgtaatcatattattataaatattgttgtaagatttgttttgtttgaataaatatcgaTAGTATAATCTATAGGCATTGAATGTCGTAATTTGATGTTTAACTTGGCACCAACTTCAAGATGTTGCAGAGAAAGGAGAGTGTAAATGCTTAATAACTACTTACTCGCTGGTGATCTATGAGTCACCTGAGAGGCGACATGTTGAACATGGCTGTTAGTCTAGTCaacaaattcaaaaatgttcaaaattctTGACAATGCTCTTATGAATAAGAGCAATGCCTCATTCAATTTGAATGGCGTTTAATAAGTTATGGTTTTGGGTTAGAACACGtacagaataataaaacaaaacttaaaaaaatataaattattgtatttacatCCGCAGTTACAGTGTGCATATTAACAAGtgtatattttctattaaataaaataaattataatctagGTGGCTGCGTGAATGGTCTATTAAATGGTCTAAAAGTTGTTGGTTCAGGATCTCTAGGACTTCTTAACGATGTTTGAAGGCTTTTTCTTGagctatattttaattttgaaggaACTTTGTATTTTATCAAACCAGCAGGGACTGTTATAGTGCGTATCTTGAGACGCGCCGACACTGGCCGGatgataatttttgtttttggtaTGAAGGTGTGGAAATGTGGAATGGCTTTTAGTGAGCTGTGATGATGAGCATCGTGGTGATGGTGTTGAAGATTAAGCGGAGGCGGTGCGATGTATGTCAGAGGAACTGGAACTAtttcaatgtttgtttttattttctgcGGCTTTTTAACTGGTAGTTGTTGAGGTGGCACTTGGTACTGTCTGAAGTTGATATTCTGAGCTGAAGGAAGCGCTTGAATGAAGCCATTGTCAATGTTGGATGGCAGTGCTGTTGTTACTTCTGGTTCTTGAGTGGATTTCACTGTTGGCTGAGGTAACGTCGGTTTTGGTGTCGTCGACTCTCTGTTCGGGTTTTCTGTCGGGAAGTCGTTTGCTGGCTGTGGTAGCACAAATGCTGGTGGAAGTCCAAACGGGTAAGGAGGCAATAGAATAGTGGCAACTGGTGCCGCATGAGCCGTAGCGATTGCTATGGCAATGTTTGGGTTCGCTCCATTTTGCGGAGGAATTGCTGGAGCAGGAAGCACTGTTGTTCTTGTAGCCTCTACAACTACTGGCGGTGGTTGAGCTGCGGGAACCACTGGGTGAGCTGGTTGAGGGGCTGGTAGGAACGGTAATGGTTCAAATACTGGGGCTGCCTGTACCAATCTGTTGAATACCCTCTCGAAGTACTGAGAGCTGGCTGCAGTCACTACTGGAGAGGAGTCAACTGCTGCCACAGGGTGAACGTCGTGTACTCCCGAACTGTGTGCAAGCCCACATGCTATCGATAGTATTATAATCTGCAAGAAACATCACAAATGataaagaattttatatttaaattatatctacaGCACGAGACAATAACTATACTTTAGGGCGTCGTCATGTCTGGcgaaaaaataacataaaaaataaatattaattagtaaatttgacCGAAAGTTACGTCGCGGAAGTAGGGAGCGGAGGGGaggaattgatacgccctgcccattaaaactcagtactgctcaggattcttgaaaaacacaaaaattctgagcggcactacaattgcgctcgttacgttgagacataagatgttaagtgtcatttgcccagtaatttcactagctacggccggcgccctttagaccgaaacataataatgcaaacacattactgcttcacggcagaaataggcgccgctgttgtacccataatctagccggcatcctgtgcaaaggagcctcccaccggtataTGATAtgaatacattatataaaataggagattttatttttatcaataaagtTTCTGTGTGCAATTAATGTCACGGAActtatacaataaaacattttttgtcaTTATGTTTGTCTTTTCTTTTTGTCTATTCCGGATAATTTTCTAAACGAAATGAACCCTGATTTCATGGGACGTTCAGTATCTCTTTATATAAAGTGAAAGAGCCAGGCtgtttatattttagaaaaaaaatctacgCAAACAAAATAATACCAGTAAGTTAGCCACGTAAACAAAAGATAACGGAGGCGAAGTCGCAGGCGATTGCTAGTTAACaataaatcacaaaataaatGCCGTCTTTCAATGTATAAGAAGGTAAAAAATAACCGCAACGACGTTTGAAGATAAAAAGTGAACAGGGATAAAATGGATTTATGTATAATTGTTTGATAATTCTTTGATCTGTGATATTTTCATTGCCAGTGCTCTAAATAAGAAGTAAAATAtgtctattatttaaaaatgttacctCCACAATCATTGTAACAGGCGCCCCCTTTCAGCGACCGCTTATACACTAAATGCGGTCGTTTGATAATATAACAGGCTCTTTTATAGAGGTAGGTGTAACATATTTTAGACGGCCGTGTGGCAACGCGGCCCCTGCACTGGAATACCTAATGGTTCTATGGGACAAGAACCTTGATGCCTACGAAAATCGTATTGAAACGATGtgagaataataaaacatagCCGAGCAGATGGGAAAGCCTTCTAACCGTGACcagaaatatgtttattaattagcTAACTCTTACATAACAATATTTGTAGATTGACACGATGTTTTCGAGTGCTTTCGTTTTACTATTGTATGGGgttctaatttatttaagtttcctCAATATACGTGGGTGAAggattttcttcttcttcacacaGAGAatactccaaccagccaagcttTTCCAAGAAGTCACCCACCTCCTTAACGTTGCCGAAGACTTCCCGAAGGGTGCCTGGTAAGCCCAGGTGGGTGCACTCTGCACTCCAGCAGAATGTGAGCGCCTGTTTTCTTCTGCCCCCAGACATAGGGGGCTATctgtgacacctatattaaaaaaaat
This genomic interval from Leptidea sinapis chromosome 20, ilLepSina1.1, whole genome shotgun sequence contains the following:
- the LOC126970171 gene encoding uncharacterized protein LOC126970171: MIVEIIILSIACGLAHSSGVHDVHPVAAVDSSPVVTAASSQYFERVFNRLVQAAPVFEPLPFLPAPQPAHPVVPAAQPPPVVVEATRTTVLPAPAIPPQNGANPNIAIAIATAHAAPVATILLPPYPFGLPPAFVLPQPANDFPTENPNRESTTPKPTLPQPTVKSTQEPEVTTALPSNIDNGFIQALPSAQNINFRQYQVPPQQLPVKKPQKIKTNIEIVPVPLTYIAPPPLNLQHHHHDAHHHSSLKAIPHFHTFIPKTKIIIRPVSARLKIRTITVPAGLIKYKVPSKLKYSSRKSLQTSLRSPRDPEPTTFRPFNRPFTQPPRL